A stretch of Prunus dulcis chromosome 6, ALMONDv2, whole genome shotgun sequence DNA encodes these proteins:
- the LOC117631323 gene encoding lysosomal beta glucosidase-like, with protein sequence MMPRTSSSVLLVGLLCLCCWEAMIAKVEAEYMAYKDPNKPINIRIKDLMDRMTLAEKIGQMTQLDRQNVTAEIMRDYSIGSLLSGGGSVPRLRANPQDWINMVNDFQNGSLSTRLGIPMIYGIDAVHGHNNVYKATIFPHNVGLGATRDPELVKKIGAATALELRATGITYAFAPCIAVCRDPRWGRCYESYSEDPEIVKQMTDIILGLQGDIPAGSRKGVPYVGGKDKVVACAKHFVGDGGTIKGINENNTVIDMHGLMSIHMPAYYHSIIKGVSTIMVSYSSWNGKKMHAIHELVTRFLKDTLKFKGFVISDWQGIDKISYPLHSDYPNSVLVGIQAGIDMVMVPNNYTEFIGIVTDHVNNKRIPMSRIDDAVRRILRVKFMMGLFENPLADQSFVDQLGSQAHRDLAREAVRKSLVLLKNGENADTPVLPLPKKASRILVAGTHANNLGYQCGGWSLTWQGVSGNNYTAGTTILGAIASAVNETTDIVFSINPDPNFVTASNFDYAVVAVGEVPYAETRGDSLNLTIPEPGPSIITNVCGAVKCVVVVVSGRPVVIEPYLSSIDALVAAWLPGTEGQGISDVLFGDYGFSGKLPRTWFKTVDQLPMNVGDRHYDPLFPFGFGLTTDPLDQ encoded by the exons ATGATGCCAAGGACAAGTTCATCAGTCCTCTTAGTGGGACTTTTGTGCCTATGCTGCTGGGAAGCTATGATCGCAAAAGTAGAAGCAGAATACATGGCATACAAGGACCCTAACAAGCCCATAAATATTCGAATAAAGGACCTTATGGACCGAATGACACTAGCCGAAAAGATTGGCCAGATGACACAGCTAGACCGTCAGAACGTGACGGCTGAGATCATGAGGGACTACTCAATAGGCAGCTTATTGAGTGGTGGAGGAAGTGTGCCGCGACTGAGAGCTAATCCACAGGATTGGATCAACATGGTCAAtgattttcaaaatggttcGCTGTCAACCCGGCTTGGAATCCCTATGATTTATGGCATTGATGCTGTTCATGGCCACAATAATGTTTATAAGGCCACAATTTTCCCACATAATGTTGGACTTGGTGCTACCAG GGATCCAGAACTTGTGAAGAAGATTGGTGCTGCAACTGCTCTTGAACTTAGAGCTACTGGTATTACCTACGCATTTGCACCATGCATTGCG GTCTGCAGAGATCCAAGATGGGGAAGGTGCTACGAGAGTTATAGCGAGGATCCTGAAATCGTAAAACAGATGACTGATATCATACTTGGGCTGCAAGGCGATATTCCAGCTGGTTCGAGGAAGGGAGTTCCTTATGTTGGTGGAAA GGATAAGGTTGTAGCCTGCGCAAAACACTTTGTGGGAGACGGAGGCACCATCAAGGGCATCAATGAAAACAACACTGTGATAGATATGCATGGATTAATGAGCATTCACATGCCTGCTTACTACCATTCTATCATCAAGGGTGTGTCCACTATCATGGTGTCCTACTCCAGTTGGAATGGAAAGAAGATGCACGCTATCCACGAGCTCGTCACTAGATTTCTAAAGGATACCCTTAAGTTCAAG GGCTTTGTCATCTCTGACTGGCAGGGTATTGACAAAATTTCCTATCCACTCCATTCGGATTACCCAAACTCAGTTCTTGTTGGTATTCAAGCTGGCATTGACATG GTCATGGTTCCAAACAACTATACCGAGTTCATTGGTATAGTAACCGACCACGTCAACAACAAACGTATCCCCATGAGCCGTATTGATGATGCAGTTAGGAGAATTTTGAGAGTCAAATTCATGATGGGTCTTTTTGAGAACCCCTTGGCTGATCAGAGCTTCGTTGACCAGCTTGGAAGCCAG GCTCACAGAGATTTGGCGAGAGAAGCAGTGAGGAAGTCACTTGTGCTTCTGAAGAATGGAGAAAATGCAGATACACCAGTCCTACCACTCCCAAAAAAGGCCTCCAGGATCCTAGTTGCTGGAACTCATGCCAACAACTTGGGCTATCAATGTGGAGGCTGGAGTCTCACTTGGCAAGGAGTTAGTGGCAACAACTACACTGCTG GAACCACTATACTCGGTGCCATTGCTAGTGCAGTTAACGAGACCACGGACATTGTCTTCAGCATAAATCCTGATCCTAATTTTGTCACGGCAAGCAACTTCGATTACGCGGTTGTTGCTGTTGGTGAGGTCCCTTACGCAGAGACAAGGGGAGATAGTttaaatttgacaattccagaACCAGGTCCGAGCATTATCACCAATGTGTGCGGCGCAGTCAAGTGTGTTGTTGTCGTTGTCTCTGGCCGTCCTGTTGTGATTGAGCCCTACCTTTCGTCGATCGATGCTCTTGTGGCTGCATGGCTTCCTGGAACCGAAGGCCAAGGAATTAGCGATGTTTTGTTTGGTGATTATGGATTCAGTGGGAAGCTGCCTAGGACTTGGTTCAAGACAGTAGATCAACTCCCTATGAATGTTGGTGATAGACATTATGATCCCCTCTTTCCTTTTGGCTTTGGACTTACAACTGATCCGCTTGATCAGTGA
- the LOC117631749 gene encoding uncharacterized protein LOC117631749, giving the protein MEGIVEGDGSGAGRYTLRPTRISNEDILFCVDVGPESMVELKVAMSPNGRPSTRLDSIKQAILVFINAKLTINPENRFAFASLGKSASWLRKEFSSEVESAFAAFRVLSATSSSSNADLTSLFRVAAHEAKKSRAQNRLLRVILIYCRSSIRPHYQWPVNQKLFTLDVVYLHEKPGPDNYPQEVYNSLVDAVEHVSEYEGYTLETGQLLARILFCYMCMLLSHPQQRCPQDQLDMPKKVAGSRLNDY; this is encoded by the exons ATGGAGGGAATAGTAGAAGGGGACGGATCGGGTGCGGGCAGATACACGCTGAGACCAACGAGGATAAGCAACGAGGACATACTGTTCTGTGTAGATGTTGGCCCAGAGTCTATGGTGGAGCTCAAAGTAGCGATGAGCCCAAATGGGCGACCTTCAACCCGCCTGGACTCGATTAAACAAGCCATACTTGTCTTCATCAACGCCAAGCTCACCATCAACCCAGAGAACCGATTTGCCTTTGCCAGTCTCGGAAAGTCCGCGTCTTGG CTTCGGAAAGAGTTTAGCAGTGAAGTCGAGTCTGCTTTTGCTGCATTTCGAGTACTCTCAGCTACTTCATCTTCTAGTAATGCAGATCTTACCAGTCTATTTCGAGTAGCAGCTCATGAAGCAAAAAAATCTCGTGCTCAAAACAGACTTTTAAGGGTG ATTCTTATTTACTGTAGATCATCTATAAGACCACATTATCAATGGCCTGTGAACCAGAAACTCTTCACTCTGGATGTAGTTTACCTTCACGAAAAGCCTGGACCTGACAACTACCCTCAAGAGGTCTACAATTCACTTGTGGATGCCGTGGAACATGTTAGCGAATATGAGGGCTACACCTTGGAGACCGGTCAGCTATTAGCCCGAATTCTCTTCTGTTACATGTGTATGCTGCTATCCCACCCTCAGCAGCGTTGCCCACAAGACCAGCTGGACATGCCTAAAAAAGTTGCCGGCAGCAGACTCAATGACTACTGA